A part of Streptomyces sp. NBC_01235 genomic DNA contains:
- a CDS encoding SEC-C domain-containing protein — translation MRPDTPAENVDHPAEAARLERTAGLYPEDAEALLLQAAAHLELAGDRPAATTLYDRLLSAPGGLDTPYLVRALKASNLWEYGHEAEARAIIDGIRAAAPRDPAPWVIVAESLESHDELEAAQETFTEGVTLLLADAQEPPHSSHPLLFGRHRVRRMLGAAHDDWDVLADTLHSSTVSLDELHDPKRVWSLGSDNPAELEAEISRLRAELGAYREELSRPFPVAVLHWPAGELAELVAAYPTLEAEYPSHETHLATIEASLRELSASGTGNLGIVTGTVPSYEAFAASEAASPGDADLLPQYATTLAARGKAVGWPPERGATCWCGSGAAYKGCHGVGA, via the coding sequence ATGCGCCCCGACACGCCTGCCGAGAACGTCGACCACCCCGCCGAAGCGGCACGCCTGGAGCGGACCGCCGGCCTGTATCCCGAGGACGCGGAAGCCCTGCTGTTGCAGGCCGCGGCCCACCTGGAACTGGCCGGCGACCGCCCCGCCGCGACGACCCTCTATGACCGCCTGCTGTCGGCCCCGGGCGGGCTGGACACCCCCTACCTGGTCCGCGCCCTGAAGGCCTCCAACCTGTGGGAGTACGGCCACGAGGCCGAGGCCCGAGCGATCATCGACGGCATCCGCGCCGCGGCCCCCCGCGATCCCGCCCCCTGGGTGATCGTCGCGGAGTCCCTGGAATCCCACGACGAGCTGGAAGCGGCGCAGGAGACGTTCACCGAGGGCGTGACCCTGCTCCTGGCGGACGCCCAGGAACCCCCGCACTCCTCCCACCCCCTCCTCTTCGGCCGCCACCGCGTACGCAGGATGCTGGGCGCGGCCCACGACGACTGGGACGTCCTCGCGGACACCCTCCACTCGTCGACCGTCTCCCTGGACGAACTCCACGACCCGAAACGGGTGTGGTCCCTGGGCTCGGACAACCCGGCGGAACTGGAGGCGGAGATCTCCCGCCTGCGCGCCGAGCTGGGCGCGTACCGGGAGGAGCTGTCCCGCCCGTTCCCGGTGGCGGTCCTGCACTGGCCGGCGGGCGAACTGGCGGAGCTGGTGGCCGCCTACCCGACGCTGGAGGCGGAGTACCCCTCCCACGAGACCCACCTCGCGACGATAGAGGCGTCACTGAGGGAGCTGTCGGCCTCGGGGACGGGCAACCTCGGCATCGTGACGGGCACGGTGCCTTCTTACGAGGCCTTCGCGGCCTCGGAGGCGGCATCACCGGGAGACGCGGACCTGCTGCCGCAGTACGCGACGACGCTGGCGGCGAGGGGCAAGGCTGTGGGGTGGCCTCCGGAGCGGGGGGCGACTTGTTGGTGTGGGTCGGGGGCGGCTTACAAGGGGTGCCACGGGGTGGGGGCGTAA
- a CDS encoding SDR family NAD(P)-dependent oxidoreductase: MNHTPQASSQISHDLTGKVVVVTGAARGQGAAEAQALVQAGAKVIATDIRPEGDCRRLDVASEDDWAELAAELREEHGHIHGLVNNAGVIHRARLGEVRSEDFARVHAVNTTGPLLGIQYLSPLMPPGSSIVNVGSSTAYTGYYPVAYTASKWALRGVSKIAATELGPRGIRVNTVHPGYIETEMTAAATPAFRETTIRETPLGRSGTVDDVAPLIVFLLSDASSFITGAEIPVDGGLSAHGGVKSISDAMRPDAPSVG; this comes from the coding sequence ATGAACCACACCCCCCAAGCCAGCTCCCAGATCTCTCACGACCTCACCGGCAAGGTGGTCGTAGTAACCGGCGCCGCCCGAGGCCAAGGCGCTGCCGAAGCCCAAGCCCTCGTCCAGGCCGGTGCCAAGGTGATCGCGACCGACATCCGCCCCGAAGGGGACTGTCGGCGTCTCGACGTCGCCAGTGAGGACGACTGGGCGGAACTGGCCGCCGAGCTTCGGGAGGAGCACGGGCACATTCACGGGCTCGTCAACAACGCGGGCGTCATTCATCGGGCCCGGCTCGGGGAGGTGCGGTCGGAGGATTTCGCGCGGGTGCACGCGGTGAACACCACCGGGCCGCTGCTGGGCATCCAGTACCTCTCGCCGCTGATGCCGCCGGGGTCGTCCATCGTCAACGTGGGGTCGTCCACCGCGTACACCGGCTACTACCCGGTGGCCTACACCGCCAGCAAGTGGGCGCTGCGGGGCGTCTCGAAGATCGCGGCCACGGAGTTGGGGCCGCGAGGGATCCGGGTCAACACCGTGCACCCTGGCTACATCGAGACGGAGATGACCGCCGCCGCGACCCCGGCCTTCCGGGAGACGACCATCCGGGAGACGCCTCTCGGTCGCAGCGGCACCGTTGATGATGTTGCGCCGCTGATCGTCTTCCTCCTCTCCGACGCCTCCTCCTTCATCACGGGAGCGGAGATCCCCGTCGACGGGGGGCTCAGCGCGCATGGCGGCGTCAAGTCCATCTCGGACGCGATGCGGCCTGACGCGCCGAGCGTCGGCTGA
- a CDS encoding very short patch repair endonuclease: MSRQGSRDTAPEVAVRRLLHASGLRYRVNVPVPGMPRRTIDIVFGKAKIAIFLDGCFWHGCPEHATHPKANAEWWRTKLDKNIARDVETTEHLTAAGWTVLRFWEHESAADVAHRITASLTSQRPTPPEHPSSPSLTESDDADNQS; the protein is encoded by the coding sequence ATGAGCCGCCAGGGCTCCCGCGATACAGCCCCGGAGGTCGCGGTTCGACGGCTGCTGCACGCCTCGGGGCTGCGGTACCGAGTCAACGTGCCGGTACCGGGGATGCCTCGCCGAACCATCGACATCGTCTTCGGCAAAGCCAAGATCGCCATCTTCCTGGACGGCTGCTTCTGGCACGGATGCCCCGAGCACGCCACGCATCCGAAGGCCAACGCGGAGTGGTGGCGGACAAAGCTCGACAAGAACATAGCTCGTGATGTCGAGACGACCGAGCACCTCACCGCTGCCGGCTGGACAGTGCTGCGCTTCTGGGAACACGAGTCCGCCGCGGATGTGGCCCACCGCATTACCGCATCCCTGACATCCCAGAGACCGACCCCACCCGAGCACCCATCCAGTCCAAGCCTCACCGAGAGTGACGACGCCGACAACCAATCGTGA
- a CDS encoding Z1 domain-containing protein: MTDEFDDMYETFKAILDAFPPSEAVKRLELMGVSSAVIQKIRDRHEQQTIRIKELEEPHAVVLGNRDTWYTGPQPRDKCWPAIEDLLLRDGWSKGTAIRNLDDSSTRVVSLLNHPKEKAFSTRGLVVGYVQSGKTTNFTSVMAKAADRGYKLFIVLAGIHNGLRRQTQARLVEQLVEPNPSLWSQLTDLDKDFTPTANPASYFGKSNKTHVLCVVKKNATVLRKLAVWLDKAADYLKDCPALIIDDEADQATVATKSINPLILSMMKSLPRSAYVGYTASPFANLLIDPSAEDLYPRDFVVNLPKPEGHFGTEVLFGRYALDGEDPDQVDDGHDMIRSVPEDDVPCVRPETKADVEGFEPVITDTLRRAVEYFWLVTAARRVRRTGNPHSTMLIHTSVNTSVHNSFERPLQHLLNRAAQTMTDAVFLSRLRDLWDQETARVPADDFGETKVPFDDLVPELPGVLRSCRIVMDNSSSEARLDYENGPVVAIAVGGNTLSRGLTLEGLSVSYFVRAVSAYDTLLQMGRWFGFRNGYADLPRIWMTDELAEWFRHLATVETEMRRDIDIYMTESETPRTFAVRLRTHPALRVTAAAKMRDAVTAASSYGGKRVQTHYFHTNADWLRGNITAARELVSASTSNAVRVEDRSAEGRYIFRDVPYDMVIDFLNSYSFHERSPENDADLISGYILKRVTTAGSLRRWNIAIVGNPDGEHFTFAPGISVGRNIRTRLAVTNPAPDFADIKTLMSPRDAAVDLDRDTAKLTEKGIRDSRRLHLPDTGLLVLYPIDKTSEPSPGKKLRAPLNAEEHVIGVGLVFPEPQHGDSTVEKYISADLSGVRLEDEDLSLLEGEDA; encoded by the coding sequence GTGACCGACGAATTCGATGACATGTATGAGACGTTCAAGGCGATCTTGGACGCCTTTCCCCCGTCAGAGGCCGTGAAGCGGCTGGAGTTGATGGGTGTCTCCTCGGCCGTCATCCAGAAGATCCGCGATCGTCACGAGCAGCAGACGATACGCATCAAGGAGCTCGAAGAACCCCACGCCGTCGTCCTGGGCAACCGCGACACCTGGTACACGGGGCCACAGCCCAGGGACAAGTGCTGGCCCGCGATCGAGGACCTGCTGCTTCGGGACGGCTGGTCCAAGGGCACCGCCATCCGAAACCTCGATGATTCCTCCACTCGGGTCGTCTCGCTGCTGAACCACCCGAAGGAAAAGGCGTTCTCCACGCGGGGCCTCGTGGTTGGCTATGTCCAGTCCGGCAAGACGACGAACTTCACGTCGGTCATGGCCAAGGCCGCCGACCGGGGCTACAAGCTGTTCATTGTTCTTGCGGGCATTCACAACGGCCTTCGCCGTCAGACACAGGCCCGTCTGGTTGAGCAGCTCGTGGAGCCCAACCCCTCGCTGTGGTCCCAACTGACCGATCTCGACAAGGACTTCACCCCTACGGCGAATCCAGCCTCGTACTTCGGGAAGAGCAACAAGACGCATGTGCTGTGCGTCGTGAAGAAGAACGCGACCGTACTGCGCAAGCTTGCCGTGTGGCTGGACAAAGCGGCGGACTACTTGAAGGACTGTCCGGCTCTGATCATCGACGACGAGGCGGACCAGGCGACTGTTGCGACGAAGTCCATCAATCCGCTGATCCTCAGCATGATGAAGAGCCTGCCGCGTTCCGCGTACGTGGGATACACGGCGTCGCCGTTCGCCAACCTGCTGATCGATCCCAGCGCCGAGGACCTCTATCCGCGGGACTTCGTCGTCAACCTTCCCAAGCCGGAAGGACACTTCGGTACCGAGGTGTTGTTCGGGCGCTATGCGCTCGACGGTGAGGACCCCGACCAGGTCGACGACGGCCACGACATGATCCGGTCCGTGCCGGAGGACGACGTACCGTGCGTGCGCCCCGAGACAAAGGCCGATGTCGAGGGCTTCGAGCCCGTCATCACCGACACACTCCGCAGAGCTGTCGAGTACTTCTGGCTCGTGACAGCCGCTCGCCGTGTTCGCCGTACCGGCAATCCGCACAGCACGATGCTGATCCACACAAGCGTCAACACGTCCGTGCACAACAGCTTCGAGCGACCGTTGCAGCACCTGCTGAACCGGGCCGCGCAGACCATGACCGACGCCGTCTTCCTCTCCCGATTGCGTGATCTCTGGGATCAGGAGACGGCACGCGTCCCCGCCGACGACTTCGGCGAGACAAAGGTGCCGTTCGACGACCTGGTGCCCGAACTGCCGGGAGTTCTGCGCAGTTGCCGCATCGTCATGGACAACTCCAGTAGCGAGGCTCGTCTCGACTACGAGAACGGTCCGGTCGTGGCGATAGCCGTGGGAGGCAACACCCTCTCCCGCGGGCTCACCCTCGAAGGCCTGTCGGTCAGCTATTTCGTGCGCGCCGTCTCGGCATACGACACTCTGCTGCAGATGGGTCGTTGGTTCGGCTTCCGGAACGGCTACGCCGACCTGCCCCGCATCTGGATGACCGACGAACTGGCCGAGTGGTTCCGGCACCTGGCCACGGTCGAGACCGAGATGCGCCGCGACATTGACATCTACATGACCGAGTCCGAAACACCACGCACCTTCGCCGTCCGGCTGCGCACTCACCCTGCACTACGAGTGACCGCAGCCGCCAAGATGCGCGATGCAGTCACAGCTGCCTCCTCATACGGAGGCAAACGGGTTCAAACCCACTACTTCCACACCAACGCCGACTGGCTGCGTGGAAACATCACGGCTGCACGTGAACTGGTCTCTGCGTCGACTTCCAACGCCGTGAGAGTGGAGGATCGCTCCGCAGAGGGACGCTACATCTTCCGTGACGTGCCATACGACATGGTGATCGACTTCCTAAATTCCTACAGTTTCCATGAGCGGTCGCCCGAGAACGACGCGGACCTGATCAGCGGCTACATCCTGAAGCGTGTCACGACGGCAGGCTCACTGCGCCGATGGAATATTGCGATCGTCGGCAACCCCGACGGAGAACACTTCACCTTCGCGCCAGGAATATCTGTCGGGCGCAACATTCGTACCCGGCTCGCCGTGACCAACCCCGCTCCGGACTTCGCCGACATCAAGACGCTGATGAGCCCTCGCGATGCCGCCGTGGACTTGGACAGAGACACAGCAAAGCTCACCGAGAAGGGCATCAGAGACTCGCGTCGCCTCCATCTGCCGGACACAGGGCTGTTGGTTCTGTACCCAATTGACAAGACGTCCGAGCCAAGTCCCGGCAAGAAGCTGCGTGCCCCTTTGAACGCGGAAGAACACGTGATCGGCGTCGGCCTCGTCTTTCCGGAACCGCAGCACGGGGACAGCACCGTGGAAAAGTACATCTCCGCGGACCTGTCGGGTGTGCGATTGGAGGACGAGGACCTCAGCCTCCTCGAAGGTGAAGACGCATGA
- a CDS encoding PD-(D/E)XK motif protein has translation MSDNDFRDIVEEHWVALEAAPTSGERRLRVSQLPVVTEQGALVAAVDHDGFRHVLVPVHSHLKIRSGLDGPVLHLRKRPLEDEETYQTYADLACLRSDLNDLFTELCADILSATEELPNNPAKALYRVLDRWKALFQPQGAVLGPEQLAGLFGELLVLDRFLQLDSSAHRLWHGPEGHHHDFTTGKLAVEVKASSKGKGRRPRVHGLDQLDAPEGGTLWLAWFRLHRTIGGSSGVGFLEMLEKTLRSCDDESTLLELLAQAGYRSVDAKWYRDVRFVVDEERWYEVTAGFPSLTSRALLAAGVPISALDVEYTIDLSGQTPVPLAPDAVSRTIDRMIQESA, from the coding sequence ATGAGCGACAACGACTTCCGTGACATTGTCGAGGAACACTGGGTCGCGCTCGAAGCCGCGCCGACCAGTGGCGAGCGTCGCCTCCGCGTTTCACAGCTTCCGGTGGTGACCGAACAAGGTGCCTTGGTGGCAGCGGTCGATCACGACGGGTTCCGCCACGTGCTCGTGCCTGTGCACTCGCATTTGAAAATTCGTTCCGGCCTCGACGGCCCCGTCCTCCACTTGCGTAAACGCCCCTTGGAGGATGAGGAAACGTATCAGACGTACGCCGATCTCGCCTGCTTGCGCTCGGACCTGAACGACCTGTTCACAGAGCTTTGCGCGGACATACTGTCTGCGACAGAAGAACTGCCGAACAACCCTGCCAAGGCGCTCTATCGGGTCCTCGACCGCTGGAAGGCTCTGTTCCAACCACAGGGAGCTGTGCTCGGTCCCGAACAGCTCGCGGGCCTTTTCGGGGAACTTCTGGTACTCGACCGATTCCTGCAGTTGGACTCCAGCGCGCATCGCCTCTGGCACGGACCAGAAGGTCACCACCACGACTTCACCACCGGAAAGCTCGCTGTCGAGGTGAAGGCGAGCTCCAAAGGAAAAGGCCGAAGGCCGCGCGTTCATGGGCTCGACCAACTCGACGCCCCGGAGGGTGGAACCCTCTGGCTGGCCTGGTTCCGCCTGCACCGCACCATCGGCGGCAGTTCAGGTGTCGGCTTCTTGGAAATGCTCGAGAAGACGCTTCGATCCTGTGATGACGAAAGCACCCTCCTCGAACTTCTCGCCCAGGCCGGTTACCGGTCCGTCGATGCCAAGTGGTACCGCGATGTGCGCTTCGTCGTCGATGAGGAGCGATGGTACGAGGTGACCGCGGGCTTCCCCTCGTTGACCAGCCGGGCGCTCTTAGCGGCAGGCGTGCCGATTTCCGCTCTCGACGTCGAGTACACCATCGACCTGTCCGGTCAGACTCCGGTCCCCTTGGCGCCCGACGCGGTGTCCCGGACGATCGACCGCATGATCCAGGAGTCCGCGTGA
- a CDS encoding DNA cytosine methyltransferase: MMSFLYPRLLAEQARPLFDEYQHLMPAALSRRVALTHDSAVYVATGGDRVASGQLRELREGVLELAKRAGFPDESDRARNAEFDLRLAALLHGEMGMVPAEAASRDVWAFLALVVLPDVAFWRYPQPPKDRVLGTDLTRHVFGRLWWRAQLVRAPEESEPYRALEILGEAAFDQIYARRAALGGSPHLVRAILRVWKDLDLTGLNERETLRDFLKRLLRLAPFVLFDGIEEHALDGELRAVAQESVDAQRPASSSNATQVVSEPAASAGPVEPTPISASLDEGSLLSQGKPPTSPEIRRFRSMEICAGAGGQALGLERAGFDPVLLIDSKADACFSIDLNRPAWDVVCMDVAQFSPRMRPDATDLDLISGGLPRVRSSATVGRAEDTEERRVLRAAISLACGIGPKAVLFENVPDLVDGPDFAADRSWIDHELHQAGYRTSWKILNASDFGVPQNRKSGFLVALREPYFGGFSWPLPNDEPPPTVGEALGVSMSAGGWPGAERWIKKADRIAPALVGGSDRRGGADLGPTGSKKAWAALGVNGNSLGDEPPGADFPVDELPKLTVEQAATIQAFPDHWKLFGGKTSRYRQVGHAMPPPLATAVGQALATALRS; the protein is encoded by the coding sequence ATGATGAGCTTTCTCTACCCTCGACTCCTCGCCGAACAGGCAAGACCCCTTTTCGACGAGTACCAGCACCTCATGCCGGCCGCCCTGTCCCGACGCGTCGCCCTCACGCACGACTCCGCGGTGTACGTGGCCACGGGGGGAGACCGAGTCGCTTCCGGTCAGCTCCGTGAACTGCGAGAAGGCGTGTTGGAGCTCGCGAAGCGTGCCGGTTTCCCCGACGAGTCCGACCGTGCGCGCAATGCCGAGTTCGACCTTCGACTGGCCGCGCTGTTGCACGGAGAGATGGGCATGGTGCCCGCCGAAGCCGCGTCCCGGGATGTCTGGGCCTTCCTCGCTCTCGTCGTTCTTCCTGATGTCGCGTTCTGGCGCTATCCGCAACCGCCCAAAGACCGGGTCCTCGGCACCGACCTCACCCGGCACGTGTTCGGTCGTCTCTGGTGGCGGGCACAGCTCGTACGAGCACCCGAGGAGTCGGAGCCGTACCGCGCCCTCGAGATCCTCGGTGAGGCGGCGTTCGACCAGATTTACGCGCGCCGCGCCGCACTGGGCGGAAGTCCTCACTTGGTGAGGGCAATCCTGCGGGTCTGGAAAGATCTCGACCTGACCGGTCTGAACGAGCGCGAAACCCTCCGCGACTTCCTCAAACGACTGCTCCGGCTCGCTCCGTTCGTACTGTTCGACGGAATCGAGGAGCACGCTCTCGACGGCGAGTTGCGTGCCGTCGCCCAGGAGTCGGTGGACGCCCAGCGCCCCGCATCCTCGTCGAATGCGACCCAAGTCGTCTCAGAGCCAGCGGCTTCCGCAGGCCCAGTCGAGCCCACTCCCATATCTGCCTCCCTCGACGAGGGGTCGCTGCTTTCCCAAGGAAAACCGCCGACTTCCCCCGAAATTCGACGATTCAGGTCCATGGAGATCTGTGCGGGAGCGGGAGGACAGGCACTCGGCCTCGAACGCGCCGGATTCGACCCGGTACTGCTCATCGACAGCAAGGCGGACGCCTGTTTCTCGATCGACCTCAACCGACCGGCTTGGGACGTCGTGTGTATGGACGTGGCCCAATTCAGCCCGCGCATGCGTCCCGACGCCACTGACCTCGATCTCATCAGTGGCGGACTGCCACGCGTGAGGTCGTCGGCGACAGTCGGGCGGGCGGAAGACACAGAGGAACGCCGGGTCCTGCGCGCAGCAATCAGCCTGGCGTGCGGCATCGGCCCGAAGGCCGTGCTCTTCGAAAACGTCCCTGATCTGGTCGACGGACCGGATTTTGCTGCGGATCGGTCCTGGATCGACCACGAGCTGCACCAGGCCGGCTACCGCACCAGTTGGAAGATCTTGAACGCCTCGGACTTCGGCGTCCCCCAAAACCGGAAGAGCGGCTTTCTGGTCGCTCTACGAGAGCCGTATTTCGGGGGTTTCTCGTGGCCTCTACCGAATGACGAACCGCCGCCCACAGTGGGAGAGGCCCTCGGCGTTTCCATGTCTGCCGGAGGTTGGCCCGGGGCCGAACGTTGGATCAAGAAGGCCGACCGGATCGCGCCGGCCCTCGTCGGGGGCTCCGACCGCAGAGGCGGAGCCGACCTTGGCCCGACAGGCAGCAAGAAGGCGTGGGCCGCGCTCGGAGTCAACGGCAACAGCCTCGGGGACGAGCCTCCCGGGGCCGACTTCCCCGTGGACGAGCTACCCAAGCTGACCGTCGAACAGGCGGCGACGATCCAGGCCTTCCCCGATCATTGGAAGCTCTTCGGCGGCAAGACCTCCAGGTATCGTCAAGTGGGCCACGCGATGCCGCCTCCACTGGCGACCGCCGTCGGCCAGGCCCTCGCAACCGCACTCCGAAGCTAA
- a CDS encoding DNA cytosine methyltransferase, which produces MLTPRSATPEPITVVDLFSGCGGFTQGFHEFRPAGKQGAGPLFHSIAAVEHNRAAAATYAVNFGELRKDRRVPAARVHVGDIEAWEPTPEALHADVVVGGPPCQGFSALNRTKKGTERNRLWEEYVRIVAEIRPKVFVIENVDRFLKSDEFRNLLNEVKKGGKLAEYRLVDPPGYEPTDSEEEKNKRYLLNAADYGAAQARRRAIVIGVRRDIENGRTMAYPVKSHFRRPKNGSAPVSRPIDGVDAGILYWETVDDIFRESSKRALGELPDTKKFVPELTTELPGIFNTEDLHFGRNPETLSLARYGAIPAGGNRKHLSGRWYTQDEFGEFKYFNTQNPPGVRTTVGYLSTDSWDKHNSGTGDVMGRLRLGEPSVTIRTEFFKPEKGRYLHPQENRPITHFEAARIQGFPLDFRWCGTKTEIATQIGNAVPIPLGKAIAAAIHAYLRD; this is translated from the coding sequence ATGCTCACGCCCCGTTCCGCCACCCCCGAACCCATCACCGTCGTCGACCTCTTCAGCGGCTGCGGGGGCTTCACCCAGGGGTTCCACGAGTTCCGCCCCGCCGGGAAGCAAGGTGCAGGGCCCCTCTTTCACAGCATCGCGGCCGTCGAACACAACCGTGCCGCGGCGGCCACGTACGCGGTGAACTTCGGGGAGCTTCGCAAGGACAGGCGGGTGCCGGCGGCGCGTGTGCATGTCGGAGACATCGAGGCCTGGGAGCCGACCCCGGAGGCGCTTCACGCGGACGTCGTCGTCGGGGGGCCTCCGTGTCAGGGCTTCTCAGCCTTGAACCGCACGAAAAAGGGCACCGAACGCAACCGCCTGTGGGAAGAGTACGTTCGCATCGTGGCGGAAATCCGCCCAAAGGTCTTCGTCATCGAAAATGTGGACCGCTTCCTCAAGTCGGACGAATTTCGGAACCTGCTCAATGAGGTGAAGAAGGGGGGCAAGCTCGCCGAGTACCGACTCGTCGATCCCCCCGGCTACGAGCCCACCGACTCCGAGGAAGAAAAGAACAAGCGCTACCTCCTCAACGCTGCGGACTACGGTGCCGCACAGGCTCGGCGCAGAGCTATCGTCATCGGAGTTCGGCGCGATATCGAAAACGGCCGCACGATGGCATATCCTGTCAAGTCACACTTCCGTCGGCCGAAAAATGGATCCGCTCCAGTGAGTCGACCGATCGACGGTGTCGACGCGGGAATTTTGTACTGGGAGACCGTGGATGACATCTTCCGCGAGTCCTCCAAGCGTGCTCTCGGAGAACTTCCAGACACGAAGAAGTTCGTGCCCGAACTGACGACCGAGCTCCCCGGTATCTTCAACACTGAAGATCTTCACTTCGGCCGGAACCCGGAGACGCTCTCCCTGGCCAGATACGGCGCTATCCCTGCCGGCGGGAACCGCAAGCACCTCAGTGGCCGATGGTACACCCAGGATGAATTCGGCGAATTCAAGTACTTCAACACACAGAACCCTCCTGGCGTGAGGACTACCGTCGGATACCTCTCGACCGACAGCTGGGACAAGCACAACTCCGGAACCGGCGACGTCATGGGTAGGCTCCGCCTCGGCGAACCATCGGTGACCATCCGCACCGAGTTCTTCAAGCCCGAGAAGGGTCGCTACCTTCACCCGCAAGAGAATCGCCCCATTACGCACTTCGAGGCGGCTCGTATCCAAGGGTTCCCCCTGGACTTTCGCTGGTGTGGCACGAAGACAGAAATCGCCACCCAGATCGGGAATGCTGTACCGATTCCACTGGGGAAGGCCATCGCAGCGGCAATTCACGCTTACCTGCGCGACTGA
- a CDS encoding ATP-binding protein: MVISPYKMEFDPATIKHLGVQMYSTLPPVISELIANAWDAGASKVEIDIPESRMTDRSVIIAQDNGDGMSDEEIRHGYLLVGRDRRKVEGRGERATAPFRRYMGRKGLGKFSGFGIAREIEVESASNGAISRFIMDYDELEAAAHKRAAQFDPLQPSGRLESGTRITLRRIEKFRTRSVSVPSLRRHIARRFSIISDDFQVVINGIPISPEERDMKSLLARDVSGDPYLWEYDEEISPGSGWRVTGWIGTLPHSSNVDDGIQRGISIMARGKLVQEPFWFEANTGQQYALAYLIGELVADFVDEEEDTVGTARNSLVWEAESNAALLEWGKRQVNRVSRDWSQKRRYDNLRQLEDAPVYQEFVKATEGSEHKRARRVVDKLIQAAVGNNLVGQDEEAQNILKSCIDFLEFDAFWEIAEEVGEAELKDPAQLIALFREWEIVEAKEMAKVTRGRIATIEKLEKMIVNNALEVPDLHNFFKEFPWALDPRWHLVADEIRYSQLLREHFPEAEAPESDRRIDFLCVAEGDTLVVVEIKRPHSVARRKELEQIREYIVYLRGLVRRSTDDAYRPSHVIGYLFCGSISDDPMVAEEMEMLRANQVYVRQYSDLLGMVKKSHGEFLERYEDLKRVPRA; the protein is encoded by the coding sequence GCAAGGTTGAGATAGACATCCCCGAATCCAGGATGACGGATAGGTCCGTCATCATCGCGCAGGACAACGGGGATGGAATGAGCGATGAAGAAATCAGGCATGGATATCTTCTTGTAGGGCGGGATCGCCGAAAGGTGGAAGGAAGGGGAGAGCGTGCCACGGCGCCGTTTCGGAGATACATGGGGCGCAAGGGCTTGGGAAAATTTTCCGGATTCGGGATAGCCAGGGAAATTGAAGTTGAAAGCGCCAGCAACGGCGCCATTTCTCGATTCATAATGGACTACGACGAGCTTGAGGCCGCGGCGCACAAGAGGGCCGCACAGTTCGATCCTCTCCAGCCTTCCGGAAGGCTGGAATCAGGTACTCGAATCACGCTTCGCCGGATAGAGAAATTCCGCACACGATCCGTTTCTGTCCCGTCCCTGAGGCGCCATATCGCGCGCAGGTTCTCTATAATTAGCGATGACTTTCAGGTCGTCATCAATGGGATCCCGATTTCACCCGAAGAACGCGACATGAAGTCGCTCCTTGCTCGCGATGTGAGTGGTGATCCTTACCTCTGGGAATATGATGAAGAAATCTCTCCAGGAAGTGGCTGGCGGGTCACCGGATGGATTGGAACGCTTCCTCACTCAAGCAATGTTGATGACGGTATACAGCGCGGAATTTCGATCATGGCGCGCGGAAAGCTTGTGCAGGAGCCTTTCTGGTTCGAAGCCAACACCGGCCAGCAGTATGCTCTCGCCTATCTCATTGGTGAACTCGTTGCTGATTTTGTTGACGAAGAAGAGGATACGGTAGGAACAGCGCGTAACTCCTTGGTTTGGGAAGCCGAAAGTAACGCCGCTCTATTGGAGTGGGGCAAACGGCAGGTCAATAGGGTGTCCCGTGACTGGTCACAGAAGCGACGCTACGACAACCTTCGTCAACTTGAGGACGCCCCGGTCTATCAAGAATTCGTCAAGGCCACCGAGGGATCCGAGCACAAGAGGGCGCGCCGTGTTGTCGACAAGCTCATTCAAGCGGCGGTCGGAAATAACCTGGTCGGACAGGACGAAGAGGCCCAAAATATTCTGAAATCGTGTATTGATTTTTTGGAGTTCGATGCCTTCTGGGAGATAGCCGAGGAGGTTGGCGAGGCCGAGTTGAAGGACCCGGCGCAGTTGATCGCACTGTTCCGGGAATGGGAAATCGTGGAAGCGAAGGAGATGGCAAAAGTTACCAGAGGCCGGATTGCCACGATCGAGAAACTTGAAAAAATGATCGTGAACAACGCCCTCGAAGTCCCGGACCTCCATAATTTCTTCAAGGAGTTCCCCTGGGCTCTCGACCCGAGATGGCATCTGGTCGCGGACGAGATTCGATACAGTCAGCTACTGCGCGAGCACTTTCCGGAGGCCGAGGCGCCGGAGTCGGACAGGAGGATCGATTTCCTCTGTGTCGCAGAGGGGGACACGCTGGTCGTCGTCGAGATCAAACGTCCTCATTCCGTGGCACGACGCAAAGAGTTGGAGCAGATCCGGGAGTACATTGTGTATCTCCGTGGGCTCGTGCGGCGATCCACTGATGACGCATATCGACCGAGCCATGTCATTGGCTATCTCTTCTGTGGGTCGATAAGCGATGACCCGATGGTGGCGGAGGAAATGGAGATGCTTCGAGCGAACCAAGTGTATGTCCGACAGTATTCGGACCTTCTCGGCATGGTCAAAAAGAGCCACGGAGAGTTTCTGGAACGGTATGAAGATCTGAAGCGGGTCCCACGGGCGTAG